Proteins co-encoded in one Hemibagrus wyckioides isolate EC202008001 linkage group LG26, SWU_Hwy_1.0, whole genome shotgun sequence genomic window:
- the pin1 gene encoding peptidyl-prolyl cis-trans isomerase NIMA-interacting 1: protein MSDDDKLPPGWEKRMSRSSGRVYYFNHSTNASQWERPSGGGGGAAAVDKVRCSHLLVKHNQSRRPSSWRQENITRTKEEALQLIHRYIDQIKSGEEDFETLASKFSDCSSARNGGDLGMFGRGQMQKPFEEASFALKIGDMSGPVFTDSGVHIILRTG from the exons atgtctgacGATGATAAATTACCGCCCGGGTGGGAGAAGCGCATGAGCCGGAGTTCAG GCAGGGTGTACTACTTTAACCACAGTACGAATGCGAGTCAGTGGGAGCGGCCGAGTGGAGGTGGCGGTGGGGCAGCGGCGGTGGACAAGGTGCGCTGCTCTCACCTGCTGGTCAAACACAACCAATCACGCAGACCGTCGTCATGGAGACAGGAGAACATCACACGCACCAAAGAGGAAGCTCTGCAGCTCATACACA ggtataTAGATCAGATAAAGTCTGGGGAGGAGGACTTCGAGACGTTGGCATCTAAGTTCAGTGACTGCAGCTCAGCACGCAATGGAGGAGACCTCGGCATGTTCGGCAGGG gtcaGATGCAGAAGCCGTTTGAAGAAGCCTCGTTTGCGCTGAAGATCGGAGACATGAGCGGTCCGGTGTTTACTGACTCCGGGGTTCACATTATCCTACGTACAGGATAA